TTATGAGAAGCTTAACTTCATGAAGCCAGTGCAACTTCCACCATTTGCTGCAATTCGCCTTTCTGGTACAGTTCAATTAAGATATCTGAACCCCCAACAAATTGACCGTTTATATACACTTGGGGAATTGTTGGCCAGTTGGAATATTCTTTAATTCCTTGGCGGAGTTCGGCGTCATCCAAAATATTAACCGTCTCGAAGGGAACTCCCAAGGTATTTAGTATTTGCACGACGTTGTTGGAGAAACCACACATGGGCATTAACTTGGTTCCCTTCATAAACACCAAAATCTTGTTTTGCTGCATCAAATTATCAAGTTGCTCTTTGAGTTCTGGGGTCATCGTCTTTTTGTTTCCTGATTTGCTCTTAGTCTAATTGCTGATATTGTCTTTTGCCCTTAGTCATTAGTCTTTACTGATAACTAATGACTATTTTGCCAAGATTCGGGAGTATAGGTTTTTAGTGCCAAGGCATGGATCGCTTCACTAGACATGGCTTGCCTAAGGGCACCATAGACCAACTGGTGCTGTTGCACCAGTCCTTTACCTGCAAACTGCGATGAAACTACTGTCACTTGATAGTGGTCCCCGCCTCCAGTCAAGTCTTGCACTTGAACTTGAGCGTCAGGCAGTTCTCCCTTGATCATTTCCTCAACTTGCTGCGGACTAATCATCGCAATTCCTAAATAATGTCAAACCCTAATAGGGATTTTAACCTCCGCATCAGGGCAATTCAAAACATGCCCTACGTGTATGCTATGTGCAATTCGCACATCCTCCGCAGGAGGCACAAAATTCAAAATTATACAACCTACTTTTGGTAGACATCTTAGCTGCTAATATCACACAAATTCAATGTGTAACAGTTGACCACATCTACTTCAAACCTTAATAGGGATTCAAATATCAAGAGTCCCCACCATCGATAGTATTCTCATTCTACCATTCAACTGAATGGGGAGGTGAGGAGGTGAGGAGGTGAGGAGGTGAGGAGGTGAGGAGGTGAGGAGGTGAGAACAGAGGTAATTTGATTATTTCTTCTGGGAGGGGGAAGAGGGAGAGGGGGAAGAGGCGCTGCTACCCCCTTTAGGAAACGGAGCATCAACAAAGCCCAACTCCAACAACTGCTGATAAGCTTTTTTACCTAAATCCCGTGTTGGGTTTTGGCTCTTAACTATTTGAATGAGCAATGGTACTGCTAATTCAGGCTTATTTTGCGCTCTATGTACTAATGCTAGCTGGTAGGTGGCTTCATCCCGCATTTGGGCAGTTTCTAATGCCTTTTTCCGCTGGGTATCAGCAACTCTATTGTCAATTCCAGAAAAGCTAGAGTTCAGCTCTTGATAGAAATTAGAGAGCTGATTAAAAACGGTTCGGGCTTCTTGAAGTTTCTTTGCAGCTGCATCATAGTTTTGGGAAGAAACTGCATTACCAGCCTCTGTCATTAAACGCTTCCCCCCCTCAAGGCTCAAAAGGCT
The sequence above is a segment of the Mastigocladopsis repens PCC 10914 genome. Coding sequences within it:
- the grxD gene encoding Grx4 family monothiol glutaredoxin, whose translation is MTPELKEQLDNLMQQNKILVFMKGTKLMPMCGFSNNVVQILNTLGVPFETVNILDDAELRQGIKEYSNWPTIPQVYINGQFVGGSDILIELYQKGELQQMVEVALAS
- a CDS encoding BolA family protein; its protein translation is MISPQQVEEMIKGELPDAQVQVQDLTGGGDHYQVTVVSSQFAGKGLVQQHQLVYGALRQAMSSEAIHALALKTYTPESWQNSH